The region CTCCCATGTTGGAGTTTTGCCCGAACCTCTTGCCGCCTCTTTTCTGGGTTCCTGTGGCTGCGGGCAGCGGGATGCCACTAATATTCTCTGCAGCTCCAGCAGCATCACTGGAGGAACCCATCGCCTTCCTTTTCCTGGGCGGTTTCTCACTCTGCGAGGCAACGGTGTCGTGGCTTCGGGTTTTTACAGGCCCCTTCGCCGCTGCGGGCGCCACTTTGGGCTTTAAGCCGAAGAAAACTCCAATGTCCATTTGCTTCATGGCTTTGGCAGCGGGCACAGCTGGCGTGATGGGGGATCTCTGTGATGCGGGCTTTACTGTGCGCTGGAGCTGGGGGGTCAGGGCACAAGGCTGAGAGCTTCCTTCTGACTTAATAGGAAGTACATGGCGCTGGCTAGTTGAGATGCGGTCGGCCGCTGCCCAGAGCCGCCCTGGGGACCGTTCACTAATACTGGACCAGTAATCAGCCCCCATCACCTCTGCTCTGTCCGGCTGAGTTCGGGTGCGGCCCCCATTATCATGGCGACCGCCCAGCATCTGGTCATTACTGCCCGgcgtgggggtctctattactttaGCGCTGTCCGGAGATGATCTTCCCAAGTCGCCCTCGTCGTCACTGAACAGCTCTTGGTCGCTGACTAGAGGGGAGTAGGAGATGTTGCTGTCGCACAGGTCGGAGTGCTGCTGGGGTGGGGGGCGGCACTGGACCGCAGGGACATCGCTGAAGCTTTCCtgggatgaggatgaggagcTCTGAGAGGCTTTAGATGGTGACAGCAGCCAGGCATCCAGCGGCGTCCGCGGCACCGACTCCTGGGAGCTGCTGGAGGGGGACCGGGACTTGGCGGATTTCAACTTTGGGCTCTTTCTAGCGGGTGAGGCGTTGGCTCTTGCGGGACTGAAACAGTTAGGAATGGCAGCTTTAGGTAAAGTGACATCAGGGGTCCAGGGTGGAGAAAACGAGGTCCCATCCGCCGCCCGGCTCTGCGCCAGCAGGAAGTGCGAGTATCGCTTGTAGTGAGAAGGAAGCATGGAGGAGCAGCGCAGCCCGTCCGGACACTCTGCAAGAAGCATCAGAGAAGGGAAAGACCATCCGTTAATTAGCAGATTGTGACCCTGCGCCGAGGACACGATAACGAGGtatgctccatcttccttatttgcatacatttcccagaggagccagCATGGCCTTATACTTCTCcctactcaccttctaggtgtcacCACACCCTTCTGGGTGATCCCCTTGGGGGAGAGGCTATACCACtacctgacccactcacccctaggtgtctccagaggcctgctgcacactgaggagggacgaataccccgaaacagctgtctgtgcatggatacTGGCTTGGTTTAATCATTGATAAGACTTGCTataagtcactttgatttgaaggaatgtcgCCACCCACTAGATGGCGCCGTAGGGGTATTTTTCCCTCCTGATTTGCATAAGGACACTCTCACAGTGGCAGTAAATCGCGGCGTTTTGCTGTAAATTTACTGCCGTGTTCGGATGCGGGTTACTGCCTCTGGACACGGTTTTTCACGCACCCCatgattgtgatgggtgatgagagtGTTATAAAGCGCAAAAACGCTGTAAAATAcagcagacagcactcaaaaatcaCGATGTTAGAAAACGCCGCATTCAAGCGCATGTCTGGGGGGCAAACAATGGGAGCGCTCTAACGCAGCATTCAAAACACGCAGTAAAAGACGCACGTGTGAGAGTGGTCCTAAAGACCCCCGCTCACTGCAGCGGGGTCACCATACGGCACACAATGCCCTGGGGGCTGGCGGGAGGACTCGGTGGTCATGGAGCATCTCCGTAGTGCCTGATGGGACGGTCACCAGACCCGGCTCATTCCTACAAATATCTGCATCAGGCGATTCTCTGCGCATCACAATCTGCACGCGGTTTTACCGCGCAGCCTGGTGGTTTGCGATGCAGTCCTACCTGTGACTGGTGTAGGATACGGGGGGCGCTCTCCACAGCCGTTCGCACGGATTTCAGCCCCTCATTGTAAACAGTGACAATGTGCAGCATAAGGCGACTCGCTGAGGATTTCATATCTGAACCGCGAGTCGATTCGCGCTACGGATTTAGTCTGCAGTGCGCGGAGGAGATTTCTGACCAGGTGCAAAATATTTAGCGTATACACCAGGGGTGAAAAACCGTAAGATGGTCAGCACTGGGCTTTGGGCACGCAAGTCACAAATGATGCGGATTTCACCCGGCGTGAGAAGTAGCGACGTCCGCAATGAAGCGCTGCAGATCTGCGCCACTTGTCAGCCCTGATGCAGAATCGGCGCGGGTTATTTGTGTAGACAACAGTCGATAAAACCCCACCCACGAGGATCAGATtataaatgctgcggattttccgtgcGGCGAACCTGCAGCCTCCGCTCTGCGCGGGAACGGCCCTAAATGCATTTGTACCCTTTGAAACTTAATGAAAGCTGCAAAACTGGCGGCGAACCGCGTGCGGATTTACAGGGAATTCTTGATGCAGTTTTCGCGGCTGCGGCCAAAACCGACTCGTGTAAATCTGCCCTGATAAGAATTAACTCCGCCCTGATAAGAATTAACTCCGCCCTGATAAGAATTAACTCCGCCCTCCCCGTCAGGATCGGCGGTAAGGATCCACATGGGAGCTTTTGCTTCCCTCAGGGTTAAAGGGCTTTGACCACCACCGGATGTTTGGGGCCCCCAGGAATCTTGGGAGCGGCCCCCCGAATGCCCCGTGTGGGGGATGTGCGGCTTCAGTCGCTTCTATAGGATGAAGGGAGATTGTCCACctgcccatagaagtgaatggagcggcgggCCGGCGTGTCCCCAGCGCTCCACTTTAATGGGGCATTCAGATAGCTGGGGGTCCCGCCAGACCTTTACCCCAATCCTGCGGGTAGGGCATAAACAAGTTTAGTAGTAAAACCCCTTGAAGTGACCCTGGagcaacaaagatggccgcaccaccaCCTCTGACAACGACCTGGTCCACTCTGTGTATTGGTACGCATCATTAGTGCCgcactcacacgggcgtttggGCGGCGCAATACGTCTATATTTCCCAGGCGCCTAATGTACAGTCCTATAAAACCAATCGGGTTACATCGGGCCGATCACGTTTTATGCATGTCTGGCGCATCTTATTCTGGCGCCACGGGGTTTAAAAACACAGCAGATATGCGCGTTACAGGCGGAGCTAAGTGTGCGCTGAGTATAAGGCCTCCCGCAcacggcgtccgcctccggattccgcagctatAACCCTCCACGGCGCGCTACGGAAAAAAGATTCTTCCTGCAACCGAGTGGAAACCAACAGCGCTTTCCACTGCCGGATGAAAagtcgcagcgtgctccattttactgcggttcccacacggacggcttccacggaAGTCAACGGAatcgtccgacccgcggcctgtCTGCATTAACATTGCGGGCGGGCCGCGGATTCTgtggggaaaagcaggagtttaagaaaatgaatcaatctgtactgcgcatgtctgatggcgaaaCTACATGCCACTGTGGTCTGTCAGCGCCGCCCCCATGAGCTGCGCCGACCAGTCAGACCACAGATACACACTATACACAGCGCGTCAGGCAGTCAGCAGAGCGGCCATCTTTGTTCCTCCAGCACCAATAGACAGCTATGACCCCGCTGCAGGGTAACTGGTGCGCCGGTACCTGTCTGCGCAGCTGGCACTGCGTCCAAGCATTCGCTCACATGCCACCGAGGCGACTGTACCAGGAGGATGGCGAACGGCATCTGGCAGCTGGGACAATGGCCGCTGGGTGTATTCTTGGGGGTCACGGGACTCGGGGTCTTCATGGTTTCAGCTCTCTCTGGCGTAGACGGTACGTTCTCCTGGCAGCGCGGTCCGTGAACGCTCTGCTCCGGCCGGGGTGAAGCGAGGGACCGGGGGGGTTTAGTCTTCCTTGGTGCATTCCTCTTCCTGTTACCCCCTCTTTGGGTTGGTGCCCCCGATCCTCTCCCTCGTCCCCCCGATCCTCTCCCTCGTCCCCCCACTTCGTCCACGCGGCGATCCGACACTTTACATTTCCGGATGGATTTATAACCCCAAATATCGTCTTCATCGTCCGACATCGTGTAACCCTAAAGAGGAAACACAAAACactgctgagggtttgttacaatgtatcagtgcaggcggCTCCCTATGAAGAGCTCAGATCCCTACTGTGCtggcagtttgttacaatgtatcagtgcaggcggCTCCCTATGAAGAGCTCAGATCCCTCCTGTGCtggcagtttgttacaatgtatcagtgcaggcggCTCCCTATGAAGAGCTCAGATCTCTCCtatgctgagggtttgttacaatgtattagtGCAGGCGGCTCCCTATGAAGAGCTCAGATCCCTCCTGTGCTGGcagtctgttacaatgtatcagtgcaggcggCTCCCTATGAAGAGCTCAGATCCCTCCTGTGCTGGcagtctgttacaatgtatcattgcAGACTGCTCCCTATGAAGAGCTCAGATCTCTCCTGTGCtgagagtttgttacaatgtatcagtgcaggcagCTCCCTATGAAGAGCTCAGATCCCTCCtgtgctgagggtttgttacaatgtatcattgcAGACTGCTCCCTATGAAGAGCTCAGATCTCTCCtgtgctgagggtttgttacaatgtatcagtgcaggcggCTCCCTATGAAGAGCTCAGATCCCTCCtgtgctgagggtttgttacaatgtatcagtgcagacggCTCCCTATGAAGAGCTCAGATCTCTCCtatgctgagggtttgttacaatgtatcagtgcaggcggCTCCCTATGAAGAGCTCAGATCTCTCCtatgctgagggtttgttacaatgtatcagtgcaggcggCTCCCTATGAAGAGCTCAGATCTCTCCtgtgctgagggtttgttacaatgtatcagtgcaggcggCTCCCTATGAAGAGCTCAGATCTCTCCtgtgctgagggtttgttacaatgtatcagtgcaggcggCTCCCTATGAAGAGCTCAGATCCCTCCTGTGCTGAGGGTTTGttccaatgtatcagtgcaggcggCTCCCTATGAAGAGCTCAGATCTCTCCtatgctgagggtttgttacaatgtatcagtgcagacggCTCCCTATGAAGAGCTCAGATCCCTCCtgtgctgagggtttgttacaatgtatcagtgcagacggCTCCTTATGAAGAGCTCAGATCTCTCCtgtgctgagggtttgttacaatgtatcagtgcaggcaacAAGCAGCGATGTATTCACGGACCGAGAGAAGATGATTCTCTGCGCATTTCTGAGTAGCGAGTTTTTTTTAAGCACGTTTGAAAAAAAACGGCAAGAACTCCGGGTGATCTGCCTGAACGCGCCGCTACCTGCATACATCCGCCCGCCTGGTGACTCCACCGCGCTATTCAGTGCGCAATACGACAAAAGTAGGACACGCTGGTCTTGTGTTCTCTACGTAAACAACATGCAGCTGTCAAGTAACCCCTTGAAAACACGGCGGCGCATTCACGGCGCTACACCGAATAT is a window of Eleutherodactylus coqui strain aEleCoq1 chromosome 4, aEleCoq1.hap1, whole genome shotgun sequence DNA encoding:
- the DCLRE1A gene encoding DNA cross-link repair 1A protein — its product is MSDDEDDIWGYKSIRKCKVSDRRVDEVGGRGRGSGGRGRGSGAPTQRGGNRKRNAPRKTKPPRSLASPRPEQSVHGPRCQENVPSTPERAETMKTPSPVTPKNTPSGHCPSCQMPFAILLVQSPRWHVSECLDAVPAAQTECPDGLRCSSMLPSHYKRYSHFLLAQSRAADGTSFSPPWTPDVTLPKAAIPNCFSPARANASPARKSPKLKSAKSRSPSSSSQESVPRTPLDAWLLSPSKASQSSSSSSQESFSDVPAVQCRPPPQQHSDLCDSNISYSPLVSDQELFSDDEGDLGRSSPDSAKVIETPTPGSNDQMLGGRHDNGGRTRTQPDRAEVMGADYWSSISERSPGRLWAAADRISTSQRHVLPIKSEGSSQPCALTPQLQRTVKPASQRSPITPAVPAAKAMKQMDIGVFFGLKPKVAPAAAKGPVKTRSHDTVASQSEKPPRKRKAMGSSSDAAGAAENISGIPLPAATGTQKRGGKRFGQNSNMGEWGRGRKQCPFYKKIPGTGFSVDAFQYGEIEGCAAYFLTHFHSDHYAGLTKKFRFPIYCSKITGNLVQSKLRVEKEFIHCLPMYTECSVNGVTVVLLDANHCPGAVLLLFILPNGTAVLHTGDFRADTSMERYPALLGRKIHTLYLDTTYCSPEYTFPPQSEAVQFAVTAAFETLTLHPRTLVVCGTYSIGKEKVFLAIADVLGCKACMSQDKYKTMQCLESDEILARVTIDWHSTALHVLPMMQVHFKGLYAHLNKFSGKYDRVLAFKPTGWTYSEGCSSVAEIRPEIRGKVTLYGIPYSEHSSYSEMKRFVQFLKPQKIIPTVNVGNGKSRAAMEKHFTEWLSESR